A portion of the Paucilactobacillus hokkaidonensis JCM 18461 genome contains these proteins:
- a CDS encoding CpsD/CapB family tyrosine-protein kinase has translation MSLFKRNSSHQGMLLYDRTPQSNFADQIRSLRTYLQQNHANVQILQITSAKASEGKSVLATNLALANAKIGQKTLLVDTNFSYPSIQTSFELKNPHNLIDAINSSATVHPNPTQFSNLDVMPTKQSDTAVSDTLARPRLKQLIADWRQTYDLIIFDSSDLLTNPSAQIIATLCDATLLSVNIGKTTKESLAHAKTTLTDVQATILGCVAVKQ, from the coding sequence ATGTCTTTATTTAAACGTAATTCATCGCATCAGGGGATGCTTTTATACGATCGTACCCCACAATCAAATTTTGCAGACCAAATTAGATCATTGAGAACCTACTTGCAGCAAAACCATGCTAATGTCCAGATATTACAAATAACTTCTGCGAAGGCTAGCGAAGGCAAATCCGTGCTAGCAACTAATCTCGCACTGGCCAACGCTAAAATTGGTCAAAAAACATTACTAGTCGACACCAATTTCAGCTATCCCAGTATACAAACGAGTTTTGAATTAAAAAATCCACACAACTTAATTGACGCAATCAATTCTAGCGCTACTGTGCATCCCAACCCGACACAGTTTAGCAACTTGGACGTCATGCCAACTAAACAAAGTGATACGGCAGTCAGTGATACGCTGGCGCGTCCCCGACTGAAACAATTAATTGCAGACTGGCGTCAAACATACGACCTAATTATTTTTGATTCATCAGACCTATTGACTAATCCAAGTGCGCAAATCATTGCCACTTTGTGTGACGCCACCCTTCTAAGTGTCAACATTGGCAAAACCACTAAAGAATCACTTGCACATGCTAAAACGACATTAACTGATGTGCAGGCCACAATTTTGGGGTGTGTGGCAGTTAAACAGTAA
- a CDS encoding YveK family protein, whose amino-acid sequence MIKIRSLSKTIKSHWFIALISFIITVALINLLAFVLVKPYYSSDVDLISVSQSKSADSSKIIKTYQSFIKTPIILSPIHQQLAQQKGYSESVSDLGKRINITADEDSQVFTITATSNTAKDARLIANQTATILQKESPELINPSNLKRLTIGKTAVYKHTSNRWIVITLSILSGLLVAIIMVIWRDLVSKKVTKADLLSSSSLPLIGTIKIDKTNKA is encoded by the coding sequence ATGATAAAAATTCGTTCACTCAGCAAAACCATTAAATCCCATTGGTTCATTGCTTTAATTTCATTTATTATCACCGTTGCCTTAATTAATTTATTGGCATTCGTCTTGGTTAAGCCTTACTACAGCAGTGATGTCGATCTAATCAGTGTTAGCCAATCAAAATCGGCGGACTCATCCAAAATCATTAAAACCTACCAAAGCTTTATTAAAACACCTATTATCTTATCACCCATTCATCAGCAACTAGCCCAACAAAAAGGCTACAGCGAGTCGGTCTCAGATCTGGGCAAGAGAATTAACATTACGGCCGATGAAGATTCACAAGTATTTACAATTACTGCAACTAGTAACACCGCTAAAGATGCACGCTTAATTGCTAATCAGACTGCCACCATCTTACAAAAAGAATCTCCCGAATTAATTAATCCTAGTAATTTGAAACGATTAACCATTGGTAAAACAGCAGTTTATAAACACACTTCCAATCGTTGGATTGTCATTACCCTAAGTATATTAAGCGGATTACTGGTCGCAATCATCATGGTGATTTGGCGCGATTTAGTCAGTAAAAAAGTCACTAAAGCAGACTTACTATCCTCATCCTCACTGCCACTAATCGGCACAATCAAAATTGATAAAACTAACAAGGCCTAA
- a CDS encoding MarR family winged helix-turn-helix transcriptional regulator → MEDNSNNSELFGQLFMTLTQAITQNRSLEEFGLTRLQAITLRNVYQQPGITMTQLAKLIGITSPQLTRIVSTLEDRDLVYRQHNEENRRIVNVQRTKKGESVVKEHMTLIEQRIQHHMETLAISDQQALVEHLRESIRLMEKAHIIRLKPEK, encoded by the coding sequence ATGGAAGATAATTCAAATAACAGCGAATTGTTTGGCCAGTTATTCATGACCTTAACACAAGCAATTACGCAAAATCGCTCGCTTGAGGAATTTGGACTGACCCGATTACAGGCCATTACCCTTAGAAACGTGTACCAACAACCCGGCATCACCATGACCCAACTAGCAAAATTGATTGGGATTACAAGCCCACAGTTAACCCGTATTGTCAGTACATTGGAAGATAGAGATCTAGTTTATCGACAACATAATGAAGAAAATCGGCGCATCGTCAACGTTCAACGCACCAAAAAAGGTGAATCCGTTGTCAAAGAACACATGACATTGATCGAACAACGAATCCAGCATCATATGGAAACATTGGCTATTTCGGACCAACAAGCATTAGTTGAACACTTACGTGAAAGTATTCGCTTAATGGAAAAAGCACATATTATTAGACTAAAACCTGAAAAATAA
- a CDS encoding ATP-binding cassette domain-containing protein, whose protein sequence is MLKLSHINKYYHVGETVTKAQNDVSVDFRQQEFVAILGPSGSGKTTMLNIIGGLDRYDSGDLLIKGKSTKNFKDSDWDAYRNNSVGFIFQSYNLISHLSIMENVEMGMTLSGVPAVQKRKQATDALIRVGLKDQMHKQPSQLSGGQMQRVAIARAIANDPEILLADEPTGALDSETSLEIMELIRDLSKDRLVIMVTHNPDLAHQYADRIIEFADGQIQYDSNPFEEDSDQTGFSLNNTKMSYWTALKLSFTNIRTKKGRTFLTVFASSIGIIGIAVVLALSNGFQKQVNQTQSNTLSTMPVTISQVSTDPSAMANNSSKDKASKSNQVKAEKSDQEKAQHTNKITNKYLDYLNKMPKKDAKNIAVSYGTGMNLLRQVNGKYKPVTFSNTNPDTASSGSMMSGSSNTTSSVYPVDRNGKQTFLKSYYKVLAGNYPTKATDIVLVVNKDNSLNINALKNLGISVKEGQKFNYNDLVGTKVKMVANDDYYTKLPTGNFVSGTDYSSMATKAATKTLTVKGIIRVKSSDSDGILASGVAYSANLTKEALNVNQNSAIVTAQKNSNNNVITGQNMDKAARSNVLTTLGGTSTPTNIQIYPTRFKQKDSVLSYLDKYNQGKSKADKVVYTDLASTISKMTGGIMDAITYVLIAFAGISLVTSMIMIAIITYTSVLERTKEIGVLKALGARKKDITRVFDAETFILGFGAGIFGIFVAWVLTFPINAILENVTGLAGVAVLNPMQAVILVIISTVLTLLGGHIPARMAAKKDAAIALRAE, encoded by the coding sequence GTGCTAAAATTAAGCCATATTAACAAATATTATCATGTTGGAGAGACCGTTACAAAAGCCCAAAATGATGTGTCAGTTGATTTTCGGCAACAAGAATTTGTTGCCATCTTGGGACCTAGTGGATCTGGAAAAACTACCATGTTAAATATTATTGGTGGTTTAGATCGATATGATTCAGGTGATCTATTAATCAAGGGTAAATCGACTAAGAATTTTAAGGACTCAGATTGGGATGCATACCGAAATAACTCAGTCGGGTTTATTTTTCAGTCGTATAATCTGATTTCACATCTGTCAATTATGGAAAACGTTGAAATGGGGATGACATTGAGTGGTGTCCCTGCTGTGCAAAAGAGAAAACAGGCGACCGATGCGTTGATTCGAGTTGGATTAAAGGACCAAATGCATAAGCAACCAAGTCAGCTTTCTGGTGGTCAAATGCAACGGGTGGCGATTGCCAGAGCAATTGCCAATGATCCAGAGATTCTGCTAGCGGATGAACCCACTGGTGCGTTGGACTCAGAAACCAGCCTTGAGATTATGGAACTGATTCGTGATTTAAGCAAGGATCGACTAGTTATCATGGTGACCCATAATCCTGATTTAGCCCACCAATATGCTGATCGGATTATTGAATTTGCTGATGGTCAGATTCAGTATGATTCTAACCCATTTGAAGAAGATAGCGACCAGACAGGTTTTTCGTTAAATAATACCAAAATGAGCTATTGGACCGCACTTAAGTTATCTTTCACAAATATTAGAACCAAAAAAGGACGGACATTTTTAACCGTTTTTGCCTCTAGTATTGGTATCATTGGCATCGCAGTTGTTCTGGCACTATCAAATGGCTTTCAAAAGCAGGTCAATCAGACTCAGAGCAATACCTTATCCACAATGCCGGTTACAATTTCGCAGGTTAGTACTGATCCTAGCGCGATGGCTAATAATAGTTCTAAAGATAAAGCCTCAAAGAGTAATCAAGTCAAAGCTGAAAAAAGTGATCAGGAAAAAGCACAACATACGAATAAAATTACGAATAAGTACCTCGATTACCTTAATAAAATGCCTAAAAAAGATGCCAAAAACATTGCGGTTAGTTATGGGACAGGGATGAATCTCCTTCGTCAAGTTAATGGAAAGTATAAACCAGTTACATTCTCCAACACTAATCCGGACACGGCTTCGTCCGGTTCTATGATGAGCGGATCCAGTAACACAACCAGCAGTGTGTATCCGGTTGATCGCAATGGCAAGCAAACATTTCTAAAGTCATATTACAAAGTTCTTGCTGGTAACTATCCTACTAAAGCAACGGATATTGTGTTGGTGGTTAACAAGGATAATTCATTAAACATCAATGCACTAAAAAATCTTGGAATTAGTGTTAAAGAAGGTCAAAAGTTTAATTACAACGATTTAGTGGGAACCAAAGTCAAGATGGTTGCCAATGATGATTATTATACCAAGCTACCAACTGGTAATTTTGTTTCCGGCACAGACTATTCCTCCATGGCAACAAAAGCAGCTACCAAAACATTAACTGTCAAAGGAATTATTCGGGTTAAATCGAGTGATTCGGATGGAATTTTGGCTAGTGGGGTTGCATACAGCGCTAATTTAACCAAGGAAGCGTTGAATGTTAATCAGAATTCAGCCATTGTGACTGCGCAAAAGAATAGTAATAATAATGTCATTACTGGACAAAATATGGATAAAGCGGCTCGTTCGAATGTGTTGACTACGCTGGGTGGTACTTCCACGCCAACTAATATTCAAATTTATCCAACCAGATTTAAACAAAAGGATAGTGTTCTGTCCTACTTAGATAAATACAATCAGGGGAAGAGCAAAGCAGATAAGGTTGTTTACACTGATCTGGCCAGCACCATATCCAAGATGACCGGTGGAATTATGGATGCAATTACGTATGTTTTAATTGCCTTTGCCGGAATTTCATTAGTTACTTCGATGATTATGATTGCAATTATCACGTACACCAGTGTGCTTGAGCGGACTAAGGAAATCGGTGTTTTGAAAGCCTTAGGTGCACGTAAAAAGGATATTACGCGAGTATTTGATGCCGAAACATTTATCCTTGGATTTGGTGCAGGGATCTTTGGTATTTTTGTTGCTTGGGTCTTAACGTTCCCGATCAATGCAATTTTAGAAAACGTGACTGGATTAGCTGGTGTGGCGGTATTGAACCCCATGCAAGCAGTTATCCTAGTTATTATTTCGACCGTACTGACTTTATTGGGTGGCCATATTCCAGCCCGAATGGCGGCTAAAAAAGACGCAGCCATTGCGTTGCGTGCTGAGTAG
- a CDS encoding nuclear transport factor 2 family protein, with protein MTFENQRPTTNTIEEMLDKQQITELVQYERYARDYGLWDGMATCYTDDATIEISWYKGGIKGFLDASKPSRDAQTDSLPAHKLHETLVWLNGEKAMAVIVTTMTGRTPVQGKTMDNLIYVRLVYSLKKVAGEWKVYSMTPIYERDTLLPVTPADIKTVPGARDSYKNLAIVLKDLGAKTSDDLPGLDQPESVQKFMTQVNDWLNE; from the coding sequence ATGACATTTGAAAATCAACGACCAACTACTAATACAATTGAAGAGATGCTAGACAAACAGCAAATTACCGAACTAGTCCAATATGAGCGTTATGCTCGTGATTACGGGCTATGGGACGGTATGGCAACGTGTTATACAGATGACGCTACGATTGAGATTTCATGGTACAAAGGTGGCATTAAAGGTTTCTTGGATGCATCTAAACCTAGTCGCGATGCACAAACTGATTCTTTACCTGCCCACAAGCTGCATGAGACCCTTGTATGGTTAAATGGTGAAAAAGCCATGGCGGTGATTGTGACAACTATGACTGGTCGGACACCTGTACAAGGTAAAACGATGGATAATTTAATTTATGTTCGTTTGGTCTATTCATTGAAAAAGGTTGCTGGTGAATGGAAAGTTTATAGTATGACCCCAATTTATGAACGAGATACTTTATTACCAGTGACTCCAGCTGATATTAAAACCGTCCCGGGAGCTCGTGATAGTTACAAGAACCTGGCAATTGTATTAAAAGATCTGGGGGCCAAAACGAGTGATGATCTACCTGGATTGGACCAGCCTGAATCAGTTCAAAAATTCATGACCCAGGTTAATGATTGGTTAAATGAGTAG
- a CDS encoding SDR family oxidoreductase, whose translation MADKKETITLITGADKGIGFATAQGLGKIGQHVLIGARDAKRGQAAVDKLQKQGYKAALIMIDVTDQELIKQAVAEIEQKFGYLSILINNAGVALDHHESAADLSTDTIRQDFDVNFFGMIDVTQAMIPLLKKDLPAKIVNLSSNMGSLTFASDPESRFYKVSSLGYQASKASVNFFTINLSKELADSNITVNSVNPGWTATGFGGRPMSMPKIPGMQDVEEGAAQVIKMASLPRDDKTTGTFTENAGKLPW comes from the coding sequence ATGGCAGATAAAAAAGAAACAATTACTTTAATTACCGGTGCTGATAAAGGGATCGGATTTGCAACTGCACAGGGACTAGGTAAAATTGGACAACATGTTTTGATTGGCGCTAGAGATGCTAAGCGTGGTCAAGCTGCAGTGGATAAATTACAAAAACAAGGCTACAAAGCAGCACTGATTATGATTGATGTCACGGATCAAGAATTAATTAAGCAGGCCGTGGCTGAAATTGAACAAAAGTTTGGTTATTTGAGTATTTTAATTAATAATGCAGGGGTAGCGCTTGATCATCACGAAAGTGCTGCTGATTTAAGTACAGATACAATTCGCCAGGATTTTGATGTCAATTTCTTTGGTATGATTGATGTCACGCAAGCAATGATTCCGTTGCTTAAAAAAGACTTGCCGGCTAAAATTGTTAATCTATCCAGTAATATGGGTTCGTTAACTTTTGCAAGTGATCCTGAATCTCGTTTCTACAAGGTGTCATCACTTGGCTATCAAGCTTCTAAGGCGTCAGTTAATTTCTTTACAATTAATCTAAGCAAGGAGTTGGCCGATAGCAATATTACGGTAAACTCAGTTAATCCAGGATGGACGGCAACTGGTTTTGGTGGACGCCCAATGTCAATGCCTAAAATTCCGGGGATGCAAGATGTTGAGGAAGGTGCAGCTCAAGTGATTAAGATGGCCAGTCTCCCGCGGGATGATAAAACTACGGGGACATTTACTGAAAATGCAGGCAAACTTCCTTGGTAA
- a CDS encoding sugar porter family MFS transporter, producing the protein MRTHHLSIFFIFVFGALGGLLFGFDTGIISGASPLIENDFNLSISQTGFITSSVLIGSSIGALSIGSLSDKFGRRKLLLVASILFLLGSGLSMCAVGFTSMIIARIILGFAVGSASALTPAYLAELADAPHRGSLGTMFQLMVTLGILLAYVSNLGFLHHNLLGIRDWRWMLGSALIPAAILFIGSLILPESPRFLVEKGKVAQAREILHGLRANTDEDPDKELESIQAVANQPKGGLKELFTIARPAVLVAIGLMLLQQLVGINSVIYFLPQVFIKGFGFAEGNAIWISVGIGIVNFVCTILAYNIMDKFNRRTILLFGSIVMAVSIGVLAILNFTLSVKSAAVPTMILIAVYIFGFAVSWGPICWLMIGEIFPLNVRGVGNSIGSAANWIGNFIVSQFFLVLLAKFHNNVGGPFAVFAFFAVVSIFFVIYAVPETRGKTLEEIEMTMRHKEDLKETKN; encoded by the coding sequence ATGAGAACTCATCATTTAAGTATCTTTTTTATCTTTGTTTTTGGTGCACTTGGTGGCCTGTTATTTGGTTTTGATACTGGTATTATTTCAGGGGCTTCACCATTGATTGAAAATGATTTCAATTTGAGCATCTCTCAAACTGGTTTCATTACGTCATCAGTACTAATTGGGTCTTCAATCGGTGCGTTATCGATTGGTTCTCTTTCGGATAAATTTGGGCGCAGGAAATTATTGCTTGTTGCTTCAATTTTATTCTTACTTGGTTCAGGGCTTTCAATGTGTGCTGTGGGATTCACTTCGATGATTATTGCACGGATTATCCTGGGATTTGCCGTTGGGTCAGCATCCGCATTGACACCTGCTTACTTAGCAGAATTAGCTGATGCACCGCACCGTGGTTCGTTGGGAACAATGTTTCAGTTAATGGTCACTCTTGGGATTTTATTGGCATATGTGTCTAATTTAGGTTTCTTACATCATAATTTACTTGGAATTCGTGACTGGCGCTGGATGCTTGGATCGGCTTTAATTCCTGCTGCCATTTTATTCATTGGTTCATTAATTTTACCAGAGTCACCACGTTTCTTAGTTGAAAAGGGTAAAGTTGCCCAAGCACGCGAAATTTTACATGGATTACGTGCGAATACGGATGAAGATCCGGATAAAGAATTGGAATCGATTCAAGCAGTTGCTAATCAACCAAAGGGTGGTTTGAAGGAACTATTTACGATTGCACGTCCGGCGGTTCTTGTTGCAATCGGTTTAATGCTGTTACAACAATTAGTGGGGATTAATTCAGTTATTTACTTCTTACCACAAGTGTTTATTAAAGGTTTTGGTTTTGCAGAAGGAAATGCTATTTGGATTTCCGTAGGAATTGGAATTGTTAATTTTGTTTGCACGATTTTGGCCTACAATATCATGGATAAATTTAACCGGCGGACGATTTTATTGTTTGGATCAATCGTTATGGCCGTTTCAATTGGTGTTTTAGCTATTTTAAACTTTACTTTAAGTGTGAAATCGGCCGCAGTGCCAACGATGATTTTAATTGCTGTTTATATTTTTGGCTTTGCTGTGTCGTGGGGTCCAATTTGCTGGTTAATGATTGGTGAAATTTTCCCACTAAATGTTCGTGGAGTCGGGAACTCAATTGGGTCTGCTGCTAATTGGATTGGTAATTTTATTGTTTCTCAATTCTTCTTAGTGTTACTCGCTAAATTTCATAATAATGTTGGTGGCCCGTTTGCTGTGTTTGCATTCTTTGCAGTTGTTTCAATTTTCTTTGTCATTTACGCAGTACCAGAAACTCGTGGCAAGACGCTAGAAGAAATTGAAATGACAATGCGGCATAAAGAAGACTTAAAAGAAACTAAGAATTAA
- a CDS encoding aldose epimerase family protein: MQITTDIFGQHQGKDIERYTITNQAGNFIRVITLGATWQGFVVNGKPLIVHFDSVERYAGPANYCLCKSVGRVAGRIANATATIDGRETHFDANENGNTLHGGPNGFPELIWNAKTEVHDSDASVIFSRHIPSTEDNFPGDLDAKITFTFNDDNEVAITFDAATTESTLFNPTNHAYFNLTDGQKDISSQQLQINSNRLLALNDQKLPTGKFIDVKGTGYDFTKATRVPDALAKIKSQTGKIEIDDAFEVTPSDDQPIAVLSDSNSNRNVAIYSDRNGLVVFTANPIDDSKPYNAVATEAQTLPDAINHDGFGDTVLEPGKPKQYTIRYKYYEK, from the coding sequence ATGCAAATTACAACAGATATTTTTGGACAGCATCAAGGTAAAGACATTGAACGTTATACAATCACAAACCAAGCGGGTAACTTCATTCGCGTGATAACATTAGGTGCAACTTGGCAAGGATTTGTTGTTAATGGTAAACCGCTTATCGTCCATTTTGATAGTGTTGAGCGCTATGCTGGGCCAGCAAACTATTGCTTATGTAAATCTGTTGGTCGGGTAGCTGGGCGAATTGCTAATGCGACCGCCACTATTGATGGTAGAGAAACTCATTTTGATGCTAATGAGAATGGTAATACACTGCATGGTGGACCTAATGGCTTTCCTGAATTAATCTGGAATGCTAAGACTGAAGTTCATGATAGTGATGCCAGTGTGATCTTTTCACGTCACATTCCAAGTACGGAAGATAACTTTCCTGGCGATTTGGATGCGAAGATTACTTTTACTTTCAATGATGATAACGAAGTTGCAATTACATTTGATGCGGCCACGACTGAATCGACCCTATTTAATCCAACTAATCATGCATACTTCAATTTAACTGATGGACAAAAAGATATTAGTAGTCAGCAGCTGCAAATTAATAGTAACCGATTGTTAGCATTGAATGATCAGAAATTACCAACAGGTAAATTCATTGATGTCAAAGGGACAGGTTATGACTTTACAAAAGCAACACGAGTTCCGGATGCATTAGCTAAAATTAAGTCACAGACTGGAAAAATTGAAATTGATGATGCCTTTGAAGTGACACCGAGTGATGATCAGCCAATTGCTGTATTGAGTGATAGTAACAGTAATCGAAATGTGGCAATTTATTCAGATCGTAACGGACTCGTTGTCTTTACTGCCAATCCAATAGATGATTCTAAACCATATAATGCAGTGGCAACGGAAGCACAAACGCTACCAGATGCCATTAACCATGATGGATTTGGTGACACTGTATTGGAACCTGGCAAACCAAAACAGTATACGATTCGGTATAAGTATTACGAAAAATAG
- a CDS encoding Ldh family oxidoreductase — protein MIKRYDSNKIKQLVFNVYKSYGFSEDESEKVAHTLIYTDLHGIESHGVQRMVMYDHFIQNGKIRVTSHPEIVKQTDVSAVVDAHFGLGQLNGIYSMNVAIKKAKEHGIGIVTTRNSGHYGIAGFYANMAAEQGLIGMSSTNSRPAMLPTHATKAFVGTNPISFAMPAKPHTFIFDAATSTVPQGKIEVYRKLEKDLPALWVAKNGNEPVYDHNDTHDLDLLRDPDANVGLAPLGGVSETTGSHKGFGLGIIVEVFTSILSMGNTSTQITPENLEVGPCQSFIAIDPSIFGDKEQIINRFSEYLQDIRELPAIPGKTIYVHGDKEALAYEDRSKNGIEIDDHTLEEIIAIANRLNVDYKPYIN, from the coding sequence ATGATAAAAAGATACGATAGTAATAAAATTAAGCAATTAGTATTCAACGTCTACAAATCATATGGCTTTTCCGAAGATGAAAGTGAAAAAGTAGCTCACACTCTAATTTACACAGATCTTCACGGAATCGAATCACATGGTGTTCAACGGATGGTAATGTATGATCACTTCATTCAAAACGGTAAAATTCGAGTAACCAGTCATCCAGAAATAGTGAAACAAACTGATGTTAGTGCCGTAGTTGATGCCCATTTTGGTTTGGGACAATTAAATGGTATTTACAGCATGAACGTTGCTATTAAAAAAGCCAAAGAACATGGAATCGGAATTGTCACGACCAGAAATTCGGGCCACTATGGTATTGCGGGCTTTTATGCTAACATGGCTGCAGAACAAGGATTAATTGGTATGTCTTCTACCAACTCTAGGCCAGCAATGCTGCCAACCCATGCTACTAAGGCATTTGTTGGTACCAACCCAATTTCTTTTGCCATGCCGGCTAAACCACACACATTTATTTTTGATGCAGCAACTAGCACGGTGCCTCAAGGTAAAATCGAAGTTTATCGCAAACTAGAAAAAGATCTGCCAGCACTCTGGGTGGCTAAGAATGGTAACGAACCAGTCTACGATCATAACGATACCCATGATCTTGATTTACTACGCGATCCAGACGCAAACGTTGGACTAGCACCACTTGGCGGCGTTTCAGAAACGACTGGTAGCCACAAGGGTTTTGGCCTTGGTATTATCGTTGAAGTCTTCACTTCAATTTTATCAATGGGAAACACTTCAACTCAGATCACTCCAGAAAATTTGGAGGTTGGCCCATGTCAAAGTTTCATTGCAATCGATCCATCAATTTTTGGCGACAAGGAACAGATCATTAACCGTTTTTCAGAATACCTACAGGACATTCGTGAGCTACCAGCTATTCCTGGTAAAACTATTTATGTTCATGGAGATAAAGAAGCCTTAGCATACGAAGACCGTAGTAAAAATGGAATTGAAATTGATGATCATACGCTCGAAGAAATCATTGCAATCGCAAACCGGCTAAATGTTGACTATAAACCTTATATTAATTAG
- the mazE gene encoding type II toxin-antitoxin system PemI/MazE family antitoxin, translating into MSKSLGIFSTRKAGNSLILTVPTTSGVTEGVEFELIKEEDGSLVYKPKNSNPWLDGTYDGYDFRKDLNKIGNFGDEGSVGKEV; encoded by the coding sequence ATGTCAAAATCGCTAGGAATATTTTCTACTCGAAAAGCTGGTAATTCATTAATATTAACAGTACCAACAACCTCAGGAGTGACGGAAGGAGTGGAGTTTGAATTGATAAAAGAAGAAGACGGAAGCCTAGTATATAAGCCTAAAAATAGCAATCCATGGTTAGACGGCACTTATGACGGTTATGATTTTAGAAAAGATCTCAATAAAATTGGTAACTTTGGTGACGAAGGATCAGTTGGAAAGGAAGTTTAA
- a CDS encoding type II toxin-antitoxin system PemK/MazF family toxin — MHDVPEQGSLIYIDAEPHAGHEYGGHNSNMGNIRRPMIVLSNSGYNQKTGMVSGMVITSTRFNNSDNYIEIADFKSGISGSIVTWQLPSYDYSARHGEIVGKINGKTLNMLIQKVVEIYSIF, encoded by the coding sequence ATGCATGATGTGCCTGAACAGGGGAGTCTGATCTATATTGATGCAGAACCGCATGCCGGACATGAATATGGTGGTCATAATTCAAATATGGGAAATATCAGACGTCCAATGATAGTTTTATCAAATTCTGGCTATAATCAAAAGACGGGTATGGTTAGTGGAATGGTAATTACTTCAACGAGGTTCAATAACAGCGACAATTATATTGAAATTGCAGATTTTAAAAGTGGAATTAGTGGTTCAATTGTTACTTGGCAGTTGCCCTCCTACGATTATTCGGCTAGGCATGGAGAAATAGTTGGGAAGATAAATGGAAAAACATTAAATATGCTAATTCAAAAAGTCGTAGAGATTTATTCGATTTTTTGA
- a CDS encoding MarR family winged helix-turn-helix transcriptional regulator, whose protein sequence is MELFEFSKYIASVYRQSKNDFKQKITELDVRATQSDLVMFIQDHPGLTQQQIASNMTIDASLLAKDIKLLIDKGWVKRQVNQQDRRAKVITLTATGTELAQKLQKTMTNWWADLFKNNPEIDSDILGHQLELVRRALEERKND, encoded by the coding sequence ATGGAACTATTTGAATTCAGTAAATACATAGCTTCAGTTTACAGACAATCAAAAAATGACTTTAAACAAAAAATCACCGAACTAGATGTCCGGGCGACTCAAAGCGATTTAGTCATGTTTATTCAGGATCACCCTGGATTGACGCAACAACAAATTGCCAGCAATATGACGATTGACGCCAGTCTGTTGGCCAAAGATATAAAGTTGCTGATTGATAAGGGCTGGGTAAAACGACAAGTTAACCAACAAGATCGGCGGGCAAAGGTAATCACATTGACTGCAACTGGAACCGAGCTTGCGCAAAAATTGCAAAAAACAATGACCAACTGGTGGGCAGATTTATTTAAAAATAATCCAGAGATTGATAGTGATATTTTAGGTCACCAATTAGAACTGGTTCGTAGAGCATTGGAGGAAAGAAAAAATGATTAA